In one window of Posidoniimonas corsicana DNA:
- a CDS encoding adenylate kinase has product MRIVFIGPPGAGKGTQSLRLAEKLGIKHLSTGDVLREARELGTELGLEAAKYLDDGQLVPDDVVVRLVAERLNGPDCKQGYLFDGFPRTLPQAEALDRLLAEHGGMPLDLAVEFVIEEEELMSRLWKRGRSDDKEETVRERLRIYADLTKPLAAYYEQRGVLRRIDAVGALEEVFARLWDAVQSAGS; this is encoded by the coding sequence ATGAGAATCGTCTTCATTGGACCGCCCGGCGCCGGCAAGGGCACCCAGTCGCTCCGCCTGGCGGAGAAGCTGGGCATCAAGCACCTGTCTACCGGCGACGTGCTGCGTGAGGCCCGCGAGCTGGGGACGGAACTCGGCCTCGAGGCCGCCAAGTACCTGGACGACGGCCAGCTGGTGCCCGACGACGTCGTGGTGCGGCTGGTGGCGGAGCGGCTCAACGGACCCGACTGCAAGCAGGGCTACCTGTTCGACGGGTTCCCCCGCACGCTGCCGCAGGCCGAGGCGCTCGACCGGCTGCTCGCAGAGCACGGCGGGATGCCGCTCGACCTGGCGGTCGAGTTTGTGATTGAAGAAGAAGAGCTGATGAGCCGGCTGTGGAAGCGCGGCCGATCAGACGACAAGGAAGAAACCGTCCGCGAGCGTCTCCGGATCTACGCCGATCTGACGAAGCCGCTCGCGGCGTACTACGAGCAGCGGGGGGTCCTGCGTCGGATCGACGCGGTAGGCGCCCTGGAGGAGGTATTTGCTCGTTTGTGGGACGCCGTCCAGAGCGCAGGCTCCTGA
- the secY gene encoding preprotein translocase subunit SecY, translated as MLEKIRVVFQIPELRRKIALTLLMLAIYRVGFQVSLPVIDLEQVKINQSQGGGLNDILQQVAVLSASNLTTVTIFGLGIMPYISASIIFQLLGSVIPKLEQLQKEGEAGRKKINEYTRYATVVLCLIQSWFYVTQFAEGQGLVAPQFTYDADGVDRMFMSWKIVSVLTMTCGTVFLMWLGEQIDEYGIGNGISLLIMAGILASMPAAGLQLIDMSTLTLGAQGGKLDPPKLILLAAMFVSVVVGVVFITLGQRRIAMQSAKHMRGRRMTAGGRSYLPLKVNQAGVMPIIFASSLMMFPMIVFGDQGLGRLAQGWDEGFMKSLFLGISAAFDRQSFFYNICFLLMIYFFCFFWTAITFNPKDMADNLKNYGSFIPGYRPGKRTADYLEKVMFRITYVGAGFLALIAIIPTLIVMWLDIPWGVAMFYGGTSLLIAVSVAFDLVQKIDSHLVMRNYKGLLE; from the coding sequence ATGCTCGAAAAAATCCGCGTTGTCTTCCAGATCCCTGAGCTCCGCAGGAAGATCGCCCTCACCCTCCTGATGCTGGCGATCTACCGCGTCGGGTTCCAGGTGAGCCTGCCGGTGATCGACCTGGAGCAGGTCAAGATCAACCAGTCGCAGGGCGGCGGCCTGAACGACATCCTGCAGCAGGTGGCGGTGCTCAGCGCCAGCAACCTGACCACGGTGACGATCTTCGGACTGGGGATCATGCCGTATATCTCGGCGTCCATTATCTTCCAGCTGCTGGGGAGCGTGATCCCGAAGCTCGAGCAGCTGCAGAAGGAGGGCGAGGCGGGCCGCAAGAAGATCAACGAGTACACCCGCTACGCGACGGTGGTGCTCTGCTTAATACAGAGCTGGTTCTACGTGACGCAGTTCGCCGAGGGGCAGGGCCTCGTGGCGCCGCAGTTCACCTACGACGCCGACGGCGTAGATCGCATGTTCATGAGCTGGAAGATCGTCTCGGTGCTGACGATGACCTGCGGCACCGTATTCCTGATGTGGCTCGGCGAGCAGATCGACGAGTACGGCATCGGCAACGGCATCAGCCTGCTGATCATGGCCGGCATCCTGGCCTCGATGCCGGCGGCCGGGCTGCAGCTGATCGACATGTCCACCCTGACGCTGGGTGCCCAGGGCGGCAAGCTCGACCCGCCGAAGCTCATCCTGCTGGCGGCGATGTTCGTCAGCGTGGTGGTTGGCGTGGTGTTTATCACGCTCGGCCAGCGGCGGATCGCGATGCAGAGCGCCAAGCACATGCGGGGACGCCGCATGACCGCCGGCGGACGCTCCTACCTGCCGCTGAAGGTCAATCAGGCGGGCGTGATGCCGATCATCTTCGCGAGCAGCCTGATGATGTTCCCAATGATCGTGTTCGGCGATCAGGGCCTGGGCCGGCTGGCGCAGGGCTGGGACGAAGGGTTCATGAAGTCGCTGTTCCTCGGGATCTCGGCGGCGTTCGACCGGCAGTCGTTCTTCTACAACATCTGCTTCCTGCTGATGATCTACTTCTTCTGCTTCTTCTGGACGGCCATCACGTTCAACCCGAAGGACATGGCCGACAACCTTAAGAACTACGGCTCGTTCATCCCTGGCTACCGCCCGGGCAAGCGGACCGCCGATTACCTGGAGAAGGTGATGTTCCGCATCACCTACGTGGGCGCCGGCTTCCTGGCGTTGATCGCCATCATCCCGACGCTGATCGTGATGTGGCTGGATATCCCGTGGGGAGTCGCCATGTTCTACGGCGGCACCAGCCTGCTGATCGCCGTGAGCGTAGCCTTCGACCTCGTGCAGAAGATCGACAGCCACCTGGTGATGCGTAACTACAAAGGTCTGCTCGAGTAG
- the rplO gene encoding 50S ribosomal protein L15: MILDDVHRGIQKNKKRKRIGRGPGSGHGKTSGRGHKGQGSRAGNSSHPTFAGGSMPMVRRVPKRGFNNRFADTVVVVNVGQIDAAFDAGEEVTLEALAAKNLAKGRFDLLKVLGDGELTKKLKISGHRFSKSAAEKIEKAGGEMVVLPGKTPVAEKQREARAKKKAAKS, encoded by the coding sequence ATGATTCTGGACGACGTCCATCGCGGCATTCAAAAGAACAAGAAGCGCAAGCGGATCGGCCGCGGCCCCGGCTCGGGGCACGGCAAGACCTCCGGCCGTGGCCACAAGGGCCAGGGCTCGCGGGCCGGCAACTCGTCGCACCCCACCTTCGCCGGCGGCTCGATGCCGATGGTGCGTCGGGTGCCCAAGCGCGGCTTTAACAACCGCTTCGCCGACACGGTCGTGGTGGTCAACGTCGGCCAGATCGACGCCGCGTTCGACGCCGGGGAAGAGGTCACCCTCGAGGCCCTCGCCGCGAAGAACCTGGCCAAGGGCCGGTTCGACCTGCTCAAGGTCCTGGGCGACGGCGAGCTGACCAAGAAGCTCAAGATCTCCGGCCACCGGTTCAGCAAGTCGGCCGCCGAGAAGATCGAGAAGGCCGGCGGCGAGATGGTGGTCCTGCCCGGCAAGACCCCGGTGGCCGAGAAGCAGCGCGAGGCCCGGGCGAAGAAGAAGGCCGCCAAGTCGTAG
- the rpsE gene encoding 30S ribosomal protein S5 — protein sequence MAKTKSREPREKQRGELNESVVKIKRCAAVVKGGRRFSFAAMVVVGDGKGKVGWGYGKANEVPPSVEKARKEAMRSMVTVPMEESTIPHVVKGRFGGSEVILVPASEGTGVIAGSAVRAVCEAAGIHNILTKSFGSNNPIPLVKATMAALQELRPKSEIERLRGVTLS from the coding sequence ATGGCCAAGACCAAATCCAGAGAACCCCGTGAGAAGCAACGCGGCGAGCTCAACGAGAGCGTCGTGAAGATCAAGCGTTGCGCCGCGGTTGTGAAGGGCGGCCGCCGCTTCAGCTTCGCCGCGATGGTGGTGGTCGGCGACGGCAAGGGCAAGGTTGGCTGGGGCTACGGCAAGGCCAACGAGGTCCCGCCCAGCGTCGAGAAGGCCCGCAAAGAAGCCATGCGCAGCATGGTGACGGTGCCGATGGAAGAGTCGACCATCCCGCACGTTGTGAAGGGCCGGTTCGGCGGCTCCGAGGTGATCCTGGTGCCGGCTTCCGAGGGCACCGGTGTGATTGCCGGCAGCGCGGTCCGCGCCGTCTGCGAGGCGGCCGGCATCCACAACATCCTGACCAAGAGCTTCGGCTCCAACAATCCTATCCCGCTCGTCAAGGCGACCATGGCGGCTCTGCAGGAGCTCAGGCCCAAGAGCGAGATTGAACGCCTCCGTGGAGTTACCCTGTCATGA
- the rplR gene encoding 50S ribosomal protein L18, with product MDHCKAKGLQRKRRSFRVRKRLSGTAERPRLSVSRSHRNIAAQLIDDEAGKTIASASTLEKSLAGQIKYGGNRDAAAIVGKAIAERAAAAGVTTVCFDRGPFRFHGRVAELAGAAREAGLQF from the coding sequence ATGGACCATTGCAAAGCAAAAGGCCTGCAGCGTAAGCGACGCTCGTTCCGCGTGCGGAAGCGTCTGAGCGGTACGGCCGAGCGTCCCCGCCTGAGCGTATCGCGGAGCCACCGCAACATCGCGGCCCAGCTCATCGACGACGAGGCCGGCAAGACAATCGCCTCGGCGTCGACCCTCGAGAAGTCGCTGGCCGGCCAGATTAAGTACGGCGGCAACCGCGACGCCGCCGCGATCGTCGGCAAGGCGATCGCCGAGCGCGCCGCCGCCGCCGGCGTGACGACCGTCTGCTTCGACCGTGGCCCGTTCCGCTTCCACGGACGCGTCGCGGAGCTGGCCGGCGCCGCCCGCGAAGCCGGCCTGCAGTTCTAA
- the rplF gene encoding 50S ribosomal protein L6 has protein sequence MSRIGKKPVAIPDGVKVSLNGREITVEGKLGKLTYEHRPEIVVTIDDDAKQVVCSREGDEREKRAYHGMTRALLQNMIDGVTNGYEKKLEIHGVGYLGAIQGDTLQLRVGFANEIHKKIPKELDVSCPDQTHIVVKGSDKQKVGQFAAEVRAVRKPEPYKGKGIRYEGEQVRRKAGKAAK, from the coding sequence ATGTCCCGAATTGGAAAGAAGCCGGTCGCCATCCCCGACGGCGTGAAGGTGAGCCTCAACGGCCGCGAGATCACGGTCGAGGGCAAGCTCGGCAAGTTGACCTACGAGCACCGCCCGGAGATCGTCGTGACGATCGACGACGACGCCAAGCAGGTGGTCTGCTCGCGCGAGGGCGACGAGCGCGAGAAGCGCGCCTACCACGGGATGACCCGCGCCCTCCTGCAGAACATGATCGACGGCGTGACCAACGGCTACGAGAAGAAGCTGGAGATCCACGGCGTCGGCTACCTGGGCGCCATCCAGGGCGACACGCTGCAGCTGCGGGTCGGCTTCGCCAACGAGATCCACAAGAAGATCCCCAAGGAGCTGGACGTCAGCTGCCCGGACCAGACGCACATCGTTGTGAAGGGTTCGGACAAGCAGAAGGTCGGCCAGTTCGCCGCGGAGGTCCGCGCCGTCCGCAAGCCCGAGCCCTACAAGGGAAAGGGCATCCGCTACGAGGGCGAGCAGGTTCGCCGCAAGGCGGGCAAGGCCGCCAAGTAA
- the rpsH gene encoding 30S ribosomal protein S8, with product MMTDPIADMLTRIRNAVRVERPSVLMPVSKVKRGVAEVLKREGYIWDWHEEEQEDVPGKQLYIDLKYGPNGERVIRHIKRVSSPGRRVYSQARRLRPVLNGLGISIISTSRGVISDREARQRNLGGEVLCELW from the coding sequence ATGATGACTGACCCCATCGCCGACATGCTTACCCGCATCCGCAACGCGGTGCGTGTGGAGCGGCCTAGTGTGCTGATGCCGGTTTCCAAGGTGAAACGCGGAGTCGCCGAGGTCCTCAAGCGCGAAGGCTACATCTGGGACTGGCACGAGGAAGAGCAAGAGGACGTGCCGGGCAAGCAGCTGTACATCGACCTCAAGTACGGCCCCAACGGCGAGCGCGTGATCCGTCACATCAAGCGGGTCAGCTCCCCCGGCCGCCGGGTCTACTCGCAGGCCCGCCGCCTGCGTCCGGTGCTCAACGGGCTGGGGATCTCGATTATCAGCACCAGCCGAGGTGTGATCAGTGACCGCGAGGCCCGCCAGCGCAACCTGGGCGGTGAAGTCCTCTGCGAACTGTGGTAA
- a CDS encoding type Z 30S ribosomal protein S14 gives MASKSKIAKAEKTPKYSSRRENRCKICGRPRAVYRKFGICRICFRNLADKGQIPGVRKASW, from the coding sequence GTGGCAAGCAAATCCAAAATCGCCAAAGCGGAAAAGACGCCGAAGTACAGCAGCCGCCGCGAGAACCGCTGCAAGATCTGCGGCCGGCCCCGCGCCGTGTACCGCAAGTTCGGCATCTGCCGCATCTGCTTCCGCAACCTGGCGGACAAGGGGCAGATCCCCGGCGTCCGCAAGGCGAGCTGGTAG
- the rplE gene encoding 50S ribosomal protein L5, with amino-acid sequence MSARLKDRYENEILPQLVEKLGRKNVLSLPRLEKIVVSMGVGSAIADKKHIEEAQAALTDISGQKAVICRARKSVAGFKLREGMPIGAKVTIRGVRMYEFLDRLISIALPRVRDFRGCKRSAFDGNGNYSLGLTEQLVFPELNPDKYLRPQGMNIAICCRGGSDDDSRLLLEMFGFPFQRNEEAAA; translated from the coding sequence ATGTCCGCCCGCCTAAAAGACCGTTACGAGAACGAGATCCTGCCCCAGCTGGTAGAGAAGCTCGGCCGCAAGAACGTGCTGTCGCTGCCGCGTCTGGAGAAGATCGTTGTAAGCATGGGCGTCGGCAGCGCCATCGCGGACAAGAAGCACATCGAGGAAGCCCAGGCGGCCCTCACCGACATCAGCGGTCAGAAGGCGGTGATCTGCCGGGCCCGCAAGTCGGTGGCCGGGTTCAAGCTCCGCGAGGGGATGCCGATCGGCGCCAAGGTGACCATCCGCGGCGTGCGGATGTACGAGTTCCTCGACCGCCTGATCTCGATCGCCCTGCCGCGTGTCCGCGACTTCCGCGGCTGCAAGCGGTCCGCGTTCGACGGCAACGGCAACTACAGCCTGGGGCTGACCGAGCAGCTGGTGTTCCCCGAGCTCAACCCGGACAAGTACCTGCGTCCGCAGGGCATGAACATCGCAATCTGCTGCCGTGGCGGTTCGGACGACGACTCACGGCTGCTGCTCGAGATGTTTGGCTTCCCGTTCCAGCGCAACGAAGAGGCCGCGGCCTAA
- the rplX gene encoding 50S ribosomal protein L24, whose amino-acid sequence MLIKTGDTVQIITGADKGVRSRVTSIDRAKGKALVEGANMVLKHVRRSQKYPQGGRLHKEMPIQLSNLAYFCESCSKPTRLGARYLDDGAKERFCKKCGAGHGEIAPAKASHAKK is encoded by the coding sequence ATGCTTATTAAAACCGGGGACACCGTCCAGATCATCACCGGCGCGGACAAGGGCGTCCGCAGCCGCGTGACCTCCATCGACCGAGCCAAGGGCAAGGCGTTGGTCGAGGGCGCCAACATGGTCCTCAAGCACGTGCGCCGCAGCCAGAAGTACCCGCAGGGCGGCCGCCTGCACAAAGAGATGCCCATCCAGCTGTCCAACCTGGCGTACTTCTGCGAGTCGTGCTCGAAGCCGACCCGCCTGGGGGCCCGCTACCTGGACGACGGCGCCAAGGAGCGGTTCTGCAAGAAGTGCGGCGCCGGCCACGGAGAGATCGCCCCCGCCAAGGCGAGCCACGCCAAGAAGTAG
- the rplN gene encoding 50S ribosomal protein L14 gives MIQMQSRLNVADNTGAKEVMCIKVLGGSRRRFANVGDVIVCSVKSVIPGSDLKKKSVVRAVIVRVKSPTRRPDGSYVRFDSNAVVIIDKDNNPRGTRIFGAVARELRDRKFMKIVSLANEVI, from the coding sequence ATGATCCAGATGCAGTCCAGGCTGAACGTCGCCGACAACACCGGCGCCAAAGAGGTGATGTGCATCAAGGTGCTCGGCGGCAGCCGGCGACGCTTCGCCAACGTCGGCGACGTCATCGTCTGCAGCGTGAAGAGCGTGATCCCGGGCAGCGACCTCAAGAAGAAGTCGGTGGTCCGCGCCGTGATCGTGCGGGTCAAGAGCCCGACCCGCCGCCCGGACGGCAGCTACGTCCGGTTCGACTCCAACGCGGTGGTGATCATCGACAAGGACAACAACCCACGCGGCACCCGCATCTTCGGCGCGGTGGCCCGCGAGCTGCGTGACCGCAAGTTCATGAAGATCGTCAGCCTCGCCAACGAAGTCATCTAA
- the rpsQ gene encoding 30S ribosomal protein S17, whose protein sequence is MPKKQVIGVVTSDKMDKSRRVEIGRSVRHPKYGKFLRRRTVCHVHDENNESHEGDTVEIVECPPRSKTKRWELVKVVAKSQIVDLAALRAARKAQQDSDEAATGAESSPE, encoded by the coding sequence ATGCCTAAGAAACAAGTCATCGGCGTTGTGACCAGCGACAAGATGGACAAGAGCCGTCGGGTCGAGATCGGCCGTTCGGTCCGCCACCCGAAGTACGGCAAGTTCCTGCGTCGCCGCACGGTCTGCCACGTGCACGATGAGAACAACGAGTCCCACGAGGGGGACACGGTCGAGATCGTCGAGTGCCCGCCCCGCTCCAAGACCAAGCGTTGGGAGCTGGTGAAGGTGGTCGCGAAGAGCCAGATCGTCGACCTCGCGGCGCTGCGTGCGGCCCGCAAGGCCCAGCAGGATTCCGACGAGGCCGCCACCGGCGCCGAGTCGTCCCCCGAGTAA
- the rpmC gene encoding 50S ribosomal protein L29, whose product MKIAELRDMSDEQLELTAKEAADNLFRLRIQSQTERLDAPSELRRNRRLIARVKTLQAQRAAAAGAEATESK is encoded by the coding sequence ATGAAAATAGCCGAACTGAGAGACATGAGCGACGAGCAGCTCGAGTTGACCGCCAAAGAAGCGGCCGACAACCTGTTCCGGCTGCGCATCCAATCGCAGACCGAGCGGCTGGACGCCCCCAGCGAGCTGCGCCGCAACCGCCGCCTGATCGCCCGGGTCAAGACGCTGCAGGCGCAGCGGGCCGCGGCCGCCGGCGCAGAAGCGACCGAGAGCAAGTAG
- the rplP gene encoding 50S ribosomal protein L16, producing the protein MALMPKRVKHRKSQRGRIRGNATRGNRVVFGEFGLQAVEGGWISAQTIEAGRIAAQQYVRGEGKLYIRIFPDKSITSIPLETRMGKGKGEPDYWAAVVRPGTMLYEVTGITEQAAKICFARLAHKMPIRVRMVPREPTL; encoded by the coding sequence ATGGCGCTGATGCCCAAGAGGGTCAAGCATCGAAAAAGCCAAAGAGGTCGTATAAGAGGTAACGCGACCCGCGGCAACCGCGTGGTCTTTGGCGAGTTCGGTTTACAGGCGGTAGAGGGCGGCTGGATCAGCGCCCAAACCATTGAGGCGGGCCGTATCGCCGCGCAGCAGTATGTGCGTGGCGAGGGCAAGCTCTACATCCGCATCTTCCCGGACAAGTCGATTACCTCCATCCCGCTCGAAACCCGCATGGGTAAGGGCAAGGGTGAACCCGACTACTGGGCGGCCGTTGTGCGGCCCGGCACGATGCTCTACGAGGTGACCGGCATCACGGAGCAGGCCGCGAAGATCTGCTTCGCGCGTCTGGCCCACAAGATGCCGATCCGAGTGCGGATGGTTCCCCGCGAACCGACGCTCTAA